The following coding sequences are from one Leptospira mayottensis 200901116 window:
- the dnaN gene encoding DNA polymerase III subunit beta, whose product MKIKVNTSDFLKAIHAVEGVISAREIKSILSNLKIEAEEKEVFLSATDLEISIKTSLPAEVIQAGSISLPAKQLSSFFKTIHFEETILSLEESDGDSSVVYITDASGKNDYKSKISGMDAEEIKTISKVNPSQISSFPSTLINDMIRKTSYAIAHEDQRFIFNGLYMIPDGNKLIFVGTDGRRLCKIERILPSPLQFKDSIIVPAKAVREISKMIATSETGNLGLIDSQIYASVNNIELLCKLIEGNFPNYEQVIPKSTKFSTTISKEEFQVSLRQVLTAAEEPSRQVRLTFSKNNLNLFAQTLGASEASINKPIEYSGNEIAIAFKGEYLMDIFRSIDDNEVKIEFSDASSPVIFKDPSDPEFISVIMPMKL is encoded by the coding sequence TTGAAAATTAAAGTTAATACGTCGGATTTTTTAAAAGCAATTCATGCAGTAGAAGGTGTAATCTCTGCAAGAGAAATAAAATCTATATTATCAAATCTTAAAATAGAAGCTGAAGAAAAAGAAGTTTTTCTTTCCGCTACCGATCTTGAAATCTCCATTAAAACATCACTACCCGCGGAAGTAATCCAAGCTGGAAGTATTTCCTTACCCGCTAAACAACTTTCCAGTTTTTTTAAAACGATTCATTTCGAAGAAACTATTTTGTCTTTAGAAGAATCCGATGGAGATTCTTCTGTAGTTTATATCACCGACGCTTCCGGTAAAAATGATTATAAGTCCAAGATTAGTGGAATGGATGCCGAAGAAATTAAAACAATCTCTAAAGTGAATCCTTCTCAAATATCCTCTTTCCCAAGTACTTTGATAAACGACATGATCCGTAAAACTTCCTACGCGATCGCGCATGAAGACCAAAGATTTATTTTTAACGGCCTCTACATGATTCCCGATGGGAATAAATTGATTTTTGTTGGAACGGACGGAAGAAGACTTTGCAAGATTGAAAGAATTCTTCCTTCTCCTTTACAATTTAAGGATTCCATAATTGTCCCTGCAAAGGCGGTCCGAGAAATCTCCAAAATGATCGCAACTTCAGAAACTGGTAATCTCGGTTTGATTGATAGTCAAATTTATGCGTCTGTAAATAACATAGAACTTTTATGTAAATTGATCGAAGGAAATTTCCCAAACTATGAACAAGTCATTCCAAAGAGCACTAAATTTTCCACAACAATCTCAAAGGAAGAATTCCAAGTATCTCTTAGACAAGTTTTAACTGCGGCGGAAGAACCTTCCAGACAAGTAAGACTGACGTTCAGCAAAAACAATTTGAACTTGTTCGCGCAAACTTTGGGAGCTTCGGAAGCGAGCATCAATAAACCGATCGAATATTCCGGAAATGAAATTGCAATTGCATTCAAAGGGGAATACCTCATGGATATTTTTAGATCGATCGACGATAACGAAGTTAAGATCGAATTTTCTGATGCAAGTTCTCCAGTTATTTTCAAGGATCCATCCGACCCTGAATTTATCTCCGTGATCATGCCGATGAAACTATAA
- the recF gene encoding DNA replication/repair protein RecF (All proteins in this family for which functions are known are DNA-binding proteins that assist the filamentation of RecA onto DNA for the initiation of recombination or recombinational repair.), translating into MFLKHLTLQNFRSHEELSLDFDSRLIFFVGDNGEGKTNLLEAICMLSWLKSFRESEDSNLIRWGSENYFLRGKIKENQKESILEIGFTAKPTVKRKLKFNQEEVKKRTDLIGKFITVLLTPMDLKIIEDGPAERRKFIDAFISSFDPFYLECLLEYNKILKHRNALLKTGISDVSHLSIWDKKLVEKGILILNKRKKIVFGLNSFYQPNLNKLSGGKDQLEMIYRPNVENEDEFVEKLGRNLGKDLRLGYTSVGIHRDDLFIGADKRDITEFGSQGQKRSTVIALKAATFNYYRNVLDTMPVLLIDDVIRELDVKRREYFVDLVVNAGQAFFTTTDLEGIQDYVGKLEDQKQIFLIQQGNVQFVK; encoded by the coding sequence ATGTTCCTAAAACATCTTACTCTTCAGAATTTTAGAAGTCACGAAGAACTGAGCTTGGATTTCGATTCCAGGCTTATTTTTTTTGTGGGTGATAATGGAGAAGGGAAAACGAATCTTCTTGAAGCCATTTGTATGTTATCTTGGCTGAAAAGTTTTCGGGAGTCCGAAGATTCAAATTTGATTCGATGGGGTTCTGAAAATTATTTCTTAAGAGGGAAAATTAAAGAAAATCAAAAAGAATCCATATTAGAAATCGGATTTACCGCAAAACCCACAGTTAAAAGAAAATTAAAATTCAATCAAGAGGAAGTAAAAAAAAGAACGGATCTAATTGGTAAATTTATCACCGTTTTATTAACTCCAATGGATTTAAAAATCATAGAAGATGGCCCGGCGGAAAGGAGAAAATTTATCGACGCATTTATCTCTTCCTTTGATCCGTTTTATCTTGAATGTTTACTGGAATATAATAAAATCTTAAAGCATCGAAATGCCCTTTTAAAAACCGGCATTTCAGATGTTTCTCATTTGTCAATTTGGGATAAAAAACTCGTCGAAAAGGGAATTTTGATCCTTAATAAAAGAAAAAAAATTGTTTTTGGATTAAATTCCTTTTATCAACCGAATTTAAACAAATTGAGCGGCGGAAAGGACCAACTTGAAATGATTTACAGACCAAATGTGGAAAACGAGGATGAATTTGTAGAAAAACTCGGCCGAAATTTAGGAAAAGATTTAAGACTCGGTTACACTTCTGTGGGAATTCATAGGGATGATCTTTTTATTGGTGCCGATAAACGTGACATTACTGAATTCGGATCACAGGGTCAGAAAAGAAGCACAGTGATTGCTTTGAAGGCTGCGACTTTTAATTACTATAGAAATGTTTTAGATACTATGCCAGTTTTATTGATTGATGATGTAATTCGGGAATTGGATGTTAAACGAAGAGAATATTTTGTAGACTTAGTCGTAAATGCAGGACAGGCTTTTTTTACAACAACAGACTTAGAGGGAATTCAGGATTATGTCGGTAAACTTGAGGATCAAAAGCAAATCTTTCTAATTCAACAAGGAAATGTCCAGTTTGTAAAATGA